The following are from one region of the Actinopolyspora halophila DSM 43834 genome:
- a CDS encoding helix-turn-helix domain-containing protein, with product MNDGRPTTALEVIAPALRRAREEAGISLNELAKRAGLAKSTLSQLESGAGNPSVETLWAVAATLEIPFSRLVEPPAPHVKVIRSGRAPKLGSEQGDFAAGLLSSCPAGASRDLYEITLPPEQERHAEPHHRGTVEHLVVTSGTLRAGPATEPVELDFGDYLTFSGEVAHVYRTLSLQATALLIMEHK from the coding sequence ATGAACGACGGCAGGCCCACCACCGCCCTGGAAGTCATCGCCCCCGCGTTGCGACGCGCCCGCGAGGAGGCGGGGATCTCCCTCAACGAACTCGCCAAGCGCGCCGGACTCGCGAAGTCCACCCTCTCCCAGCTCGAGTCGGGAGCGGGAAACCCCAGCGTGGAGACGCTGTGGGCGGTGGCAGCGACCCTCGAGATCCCCTTCAGCAGGCTCGTGGAGCCTCCCGCCCCGCACGTGAAGGTCATCCGCTCCGGACGAGCTCCCAAGCTGGGATCCGAGCAGGGGGACTTCGCCGCGGGCCTGCTCTCGTCCTGCCCCGCAGGCGCCAGCAGGGACCTCTACGAGATCACCCTCCCTCCGGAGCAGGAACGACACGCGGAACCGCACCACCGGGGGACGGTCGAGCACCTGGTCGTGACCTCCGGAACGCTGCGCGCGGGCCCGGCGACGGAACCGGTCGAGCTGGACTTCGGCGACTACCTCACCTTCTCCGGCGAGGTCGCCCACGTGTACCGGACGCTCTCCCTGCAGGCCACGGCACTGCTGATCATGGAACACAAGTAG
- a CDS encoding YebC/PmpR family DNA-binding transcriptional regulator — translation MSGHSKWATTKHKKAALDAKRGKLFAKLTKNIEVAARMGGGDPEANPTLYDAMQKARKSSVPQDNIERARKRGAGEEAGGADWQTVMYEGYAPNAVAVLIECLTDNRNRAASEVRTTMNRHGGSMADAGSVSYLFNRRGVVLLPKNGLSEEDVLGAVLDAGAEEIEDLGEQYEVLCEPSDLVPVRKALQDEGFEYDSAEPSFRPSVNVPLDSDGARKVFKLIDSLEDCDDVQNVYSNFDVSDEIMEQVSA, via the coding sequence ATGAGCGGCCACTCCAAGTGGGCCACTACCAAGCACAAGAAGGCCGCCCTCGACGCCAAGCGCGGCAAGCTTTTCGCGAAGCTGACCAAGAACATCGAGGTTGCCGCGCGGATGGGCGGGGGCGATCCCGAGGCCAATCCGACCCTGTACGACGCCATGCAGAAGGCGCGCAAGTCCTCGGTTCCGCAGGACAACATCGAGCGCGCCCGCAAACGTGGTGCCGGTGAGGAGGCGGGCGGCGCCGACTGGCAGACGGTCATGTACGAGGGCTACGCACCCAACGCTGTGGCGGTGCTGATCGAGTGCCTGACCGACAACCGCAACCGTGCGGCCAGCGAGGTGCGGACCACGATGAACCGCCACGGCGGTTCGATGGCCGACGCGGGCTCGGTGTCGTACCTGTTCAACAGGCGTGGGGTCGTGCTCCTGCCCAAGAACGGGCTGAGCGAGGAGGACGTGCTCGGCGCCGTGCTGGACGCGGGTGCCGAGGAGATCGAGGACCTCGGGGAGCAGTACGAGGTGCTCTGTGAGCCGAGCGACCTCGTTCCGGTGCGCAAGGCCCTGCAGGACGAAGGGTTCGAGTACGACTCGGCCGAACCGAGCTTCCGGCCCTCGGTGAACGTTCCGCTGGACAGCGACGGTGCGCGCAAGGTCTTCAAGCTGATCGACTCGCTCGAGGACTGCGACGACGTGCAGAACGTGTACTCGAACTTCGACGTCAGCGACGAGATC
- the pgsA gene encoding phosphatidylinositol phosphate synthase translates to MLNVFARASVSRLTDPVGAWLVRHRMSPNVVTVVGTVCTVLSAVTLFPLGYLLVGTLVVAFFLLFDLLDGAAARAAGADDGFGAVLDASCDRVADGVVFGALVWWALVGDQYWRGAALLICLVAAQVISYVKARAQAQRVKVEAGMAERAERLVVLLVGTGLHGMGVPYVLDIALWGLAAISILTVGQRLAGAYRA, encoded by the coding sequence ATGTTGAACGTTTTCGCGCGAGCTTCGGTGTCCAGGCTCACCGATCCGGTGGGTGCGTGGTTGGTACGGCATCGAATGTCACCCAACGTAGTGACAGTGGTCGGGACGGTTTGCACCGTCCTGTCGGCTGTGACGTTGTTCCCGCTCGGGTACCTGCTGGTCGGCACCCTGGTGGTCGCCTTCTTCCTGCTGTTCGACCTGCTCGACGGGGCGGCGGCGCGGGCGGCCGGTGCGGACGACGGTTTCGGGGCAGTGCTGGACGCGAGCTGCGACCGCGTGGCGGACGGGGTCGTGTTCGGTGCGCTCGTCTGGTGGGCCCTGGTCGGGGATCAGTACTGGAGAGGGGCCGCGCTGCTGATCTGCCTGGTCGCGGCCCAGGTGATCTCCTACGTCAAGGCACGTGCGCAGGCCCAGCGGGTGAAGGTCGAGGCGGGCATGGCCGAACGGGCCGAGCGGTTGGTCGTCCTGCTCGTCGGCACCGGCCTGCACGGGATGGGCGTGCCCTACGTGCTGGACATCGCGCTGTGGGGGCTGGCCGCGATATCGATCCTCACCGTCGGCCAGCGACTGGCCGGTGCCTACCGCGCCTAG
- a CDS encoding AzlD domain-containing protein has protein sequence MTLGIVVALAAGTYALRVIGPLLRGRLHLPERGRWLLSTASLVLLGAFVATSALYESGAFAGLARVGGVVVGGVLAWRRAPFVVVVLVAAGVAAGMRVLLDASFM, from the coding sequence ATGACCCTGGGAATCGTGGTGGCGCTGGCCGCGGGCACCTACGCGCTGCGAGTGATCGGCCCGTTGTTGCGCGGCAGGCTGCACCTGCCCGAGCGGGGACGATGGCTGCTGTCCACGGCCTCCCTGGTGTTGCTGGGGGCCTTCGTGGCGACCAGCGCGCTGTACGAGTCGGGAGCGTTCGCCGGGTTGGCGCGGGTCGGTGGAGTCGTGGTCGGTGGGGTACTGGCCTGGCGGCGGGCGCCGTTCGTGGTGGTGGTGCTGGTGGCCGCCGGGGTCGCGGCGGGGATGCGTGTGCTCCTTGACGCGTCCTTTATGTGA
- a CDS encoding AzlC family ABC transporter permease encodes MGLALAVIGASLGAIAVSRGVPLWLATLMAALVFAGGSELMAVGMATSGAAPLAVVLGGVLLNARHLPYGLALGNVLGASGPLGRLFGSHLLVDEAVAFALAESDPHRRRRAYWAAGLTLYGVWTPSVFVGGLIGNGLGDPRALGLDAALPAGLLALVLPSLRDRPTLRAVVLGSAVAVVLTPLLAEGIPVLLALFGTLAALPMSRGARRGTREEEPA; translated from the coding sequence ATGGGGCTCGCGCTCGCGGTGATCGGTGCTTCGCTCGGGGCGATCGCCGTCTCGCGGGGCGTTCCGCTGTGGTTGGCCACCCTGATGGCCGCCCTGGTGTTCGCGGGTGGCTCCGAGCTGATGGCCGTCGGAATGGCCACGTCCGGGGCGGCCCCGCTCGCGGTGGTGCTCGGCGGGGTGCTGCTCAACGCCAGGCACCTGCCCTACGGGCTGGCCCTCGGGAACGTGCTGGGGGCGAGCGGGCCGCTCGGCAGGCTGTTCGGGAGTCACCTGCTGGTGGACGAGGCCGTGGCCTTCGCGCTGGCCGAGTCGGATCCGCACCGCCGGCGCCGCGCTTACTGGGCCGCCGGGCTCACCCTGTACGGGGTCTGGACGCCTTCCGTCTTCGTCGGCGGACTGATCGGCAACGGTCTCGGGGACCCGCGCGCCCTCGGGCTGGACGCTGCCCTGCCCGCCGGTCTGCTCGCCCTGGTGCTGCCCTCCCTGCGGGATCGCCCCACCCTCCGGGCCGTGGTGCTCGGGTCCGCGGTGGCCGTGGTGCTGACCCCGCTGCTGGCGGAGGGGATTCCCGTGCTGCTCGCCCTGTTCGGAACCCTGGCCGCGCTCCCGATGTCCCGTGGTGCGCGCCGCGGAACGCGCGAGGAGGAACCCGCATGA
- a CDS encoding HIT domain-containing protein, translating into MGVPDALQRLWTPHRLSYIQGENKPTGDSSDGCPFCGLLADGRSDDETLIVARDELVFVVLNLYPYNPGHLMVLPYRHVADYTELTGEETVAVAGFTQRAMRVIRGVSAPHGFNIGLNQGPVAGAGIAAHLHQHVVPRWGGDSNFMPVIGHTRVLPQLLADTRELLADAWQRIA; encoded by the coding sequence ATCGGCGTGCCGGACGCGCTGCAGCGGCTGTGGACCCCGCACCGGCTCTCCTACATCCAGGGGGAGAACAAGCCGACCGGGGACAGCAGTGACGGGTGCCCGTTCTGCGGACTGTTGGCGGACGGGCGTTCCGATGACGAGACGTTGATCGTGGCCAGGGACGAGCTGGTCTTCGTCGTGCTGAATCTCTATCCGTACAACCCCGGCCATCTGATGGTGCTGCCGTACCGCCACGTCGCGGACTACACGGAGCTGACCGGGGAGGAGACCGTCGCCGTCGCGGGTTTCACCCAGCGGGCCATGCGCGTGATCCGCGGTGTCTCCGCTCCGCACGGCTTCAACATCGGGCTGAACCAGGGGCCGGTGGCCGGTGCGGGGATCGCGGCGCACCTGCACCAGCACGTCGTCCCCCGCTGGGGCGGCGATTCGAACTTCATGCCGGTGATCGGCCACACCAGGGTGCTTCCCCAGCTGTTGGCCGACACCCGTGAGCTGCTCGCCGATGCCTGGCAGCGGATCGCCTGA
- a CDS encoding amino acid permease, producing the protein MVSAPDPPNESTVTTDRPGERGNEEGYAAGLGNRQVQMIAMGGAIGVGLFLGAGGLLKEMGPGIILSYLGCGIAVFFVMRALGELVLYRPVSGSFVEYAREFIGPWAGFAAGWMYWVNWVGSGVAEITAAGIYIGKWFPGFPQWITALLSLLVLLVVNLLSVRLFGELEFWFSVIKVLAIVSFLLVGTWLVVTGAQVGETTAGVSNLFDHGGFLPMGLPVVLMSLQGVIFAYASMEMAGIAAGETRNPAKVMPRAINSVVARIALFYVGSLLLLCMVLPWTAYSGAESPFVTVFSSIGIPWAGDIMNFVVLTAALSSCNSGLYSTGRILRSLSLNGEAPSFTARMNAQRAPYGAVLFTAAVFLLGVLLNYAVPDKAFEIATSISSLGVIATWAALLYSQLRMRRLAELGQLQRPSYRMPGSPYTNWVVLGFLALVLVLAGFSSEVAARWSLYAVPLLIVAIWFGWSVVRRRAGVSGPE; encoded by the coding sequence TTGGTCAGCGCACCCGACCCGCCGAACGAGAGCACGGTCACGACCGACCGGCCGGGTGAGCGGGGCAACGAGGAAGGCTACGCGGCCGGACTGGGCAACCGTCAGGTCCAGATGATCGCCATGGGCGGGGCGATCGGAGTCGGGCTGTTCCTGGGGGCGGGCGGCCTCCTGAAGGAGATGGGCCCGGGGATCATCCTGTCCTACCTGGGCTGCGGCATCGCGGTCTTCTTCGTGATGCGGGCACTCGGTGAGCTGGTGCTGTACCGCCCCGTCTCGGGCAGCTTCGTGGAGTACGCCCGCGAGTTCATCGGTCCGTGGGCCGGCTTCGCCGCGGGCTGGATGTACTGGGTGAACTGGGTCGGAAGCGGAGTCGCCGAGATCACCGCCGCCGGGATCTACATCGGGAAGTGGTTCCCCGGCTTCCCCCAGTGGATCACCGCGCTGCTGTCGCTGCTGGTCCTGCTGGTGGTGAACCTGCTCTCCGTCCGGTTGTTCGGTGAGCTCGAGTTCTGGTTCTCGGTGATCAAGGTGCTGGCCATCGTCAGCTTCCTGCTCGTGGGAACCTGGCTGGTCGTCACCGGCGCTCAGGTGGGCGAGACCACGGCGGGCGTGTCGAACCTCTTCGACCACGGAGGCTTCCTCCCGATGGGGCTGCCGGTGGTGCTGATGAGCCTGCAGGGTGTGATCTTCGCCTACGCCTCGATGGAGATGGCCGGTATCGCCGCGGGGGAGACGCGGAACCCGGCGAAGGTGATGCCGCGCGCCATCAACAGCGTCGTCGCCCGTATCGCGCTGTTCTACGTGGGCTCGTTGCTGCTGCTGTGCATGGTCCTGCCCTGGACCGCCTACAGCGGCGCGGAGAGCCCGTTCGTGACGGTGTTCTCCAGCATCGGCATCCCGTGGGCCGGCGACATCATGAACTTCGTCGTGCTGACCGCAGCGCTGTCCAGCTGCAACTCCGGCCTCTACTCGACGGGGCGCATCCTGCGTTCGCTCTCGCTCAACGGGGAGGCCCCCTCCTTCACCGCCAGGATGAACGCGCAGCGCGCTCCCTACGGAGCCGTGCTGTTCACCGCGGCCGTCTTCCTGCTCGGGGTGCTGCTCAACTACGCGGTTCCGGACAAGGCCTTCGAGATCGCCACTTCGATCTCCTCGCTCGGCGTGATCGCCACCTGGGCGGCGCTGTTGTACAGCCAGCTCAGAATGCGCAGGCTCGCCGAGCTGGGACAGCTGCAGCGCCCCTCCTACCGGATGCCCGGCTCGCCCTACACGAACTGGGTCGTACTCGGCTTCCTCGCGCTCGTGCTCGTGCTGGCCGGATTCTCCTCGGAGGTGGCGGCCCGCTGGTCGCTGTACGCCGTCCCGCTGCTGATCGTGGCGATATGGTTCGGCTGGAGTGTCGTCCGCAGGCGGGCCGGTGTTTCCGGACCGGAGTGA
- the pdxT gene encoding pyridoxal 5'-phosphate synthase glutaminase subunit PdxT, which yields MNQAQPVVGVLALQGDVAEHLDAFERIGVSALPVRRPEELAAVDGLVLPGGESTTMTRLLENFELFEPLRQRLQDGMPAYGSCAGMVLLAGSVLDDRSDGRGGPGVRPLGALDVVVRRNAFGRQVDSFEADLDFAGIEGEPLHAVFIRAPVVEKAGAGVTVLAEVPGRSSHDSATAAGTGTIVAVRQGPVLATAFHPELVDGDDRVPRLFVRVIHESGAGRPLETTPARADTTED from the coding sequence GTGAACCAAGCTCAACCGGTGGTGGGTGTGCTCGCCCTGCAGGGCGACGTCGCCGAGCACCTCGATGCGTTCGAGCGCATCGGAGTCTCGGCGCTACCCGTGCGCAGGCCCGAGGAACTCGCCGCCGTCGACGGGCTCGTGCTGCCAGGGGGCGAGTCGACGACCATGACGCGCCTGCTGGAGAACTTCGAGCTTTTCGAACCGTTGCGGCAACGGCTGCAGGACGGCATGCCCGCATACGGATCCTGCGCGGGCATGGTGCTGCTCGCGGGCAGCGTGCTGGACGACCGCTCCGACGGCCGGGGCGGGCCCGGTGTCCGTCCGCTCGGAGCGCTGGACGTGGTGGTCCGGCGCAACGCGTTCGGACGTCAGGTCGACTCCTTCGAGGCCGACCTGGACTTCGCGGGGATCGAGGGGGAGCCGCTGCACGCCGTGTTCATCCGCGCCCCCGTCGTGGAGAAGGCGGGCGCCGGGGTCACGGTGCTGGCCGAAGTGCCGGGACGGTCGTCGCACGACTCGGCCACCGCAGCCGGGACGGGTACCATCGTCGCCGTTCGGCAGGGTCCGGTGCTCGCGACCGCCTTCCACCCGGAGCTGGTCGACGGGGACGATCGGGTGCCTCGCCTGTTCGTGCGAGTAATCCACGAGAGCGGTGCCGGACGCCCCCTCGAGACCACTCCGGCAAGAGCAGATACCACGGAGGACTGA
- a CDS encoding elongation factor G-like protein EF-G2, whose translation MANKRGDNGPPVAGPSNPTSIRNVVFVGPSGSGKTTLVERLLAESSTIARQGSVQEGTTVCDHETAAVEQQRSVGMAVAPLWHGDTRINLIDTPGYADFVGELRAGLRAADAAVFVVSAAGGADATTRAIWHECARIGMPRGVLVSRIDQPRSDVAAAVESCRSAFGPGVVPLYLPRYDGDRPVGLHGLLTGGAHDYALGDTPATAARTGLSDAETEAASSELIEGIISGSEDDSLLENYLAGRHIPEETLLSALETAVARGGLHPVVPVSAETGIGVRELLDGIVRGFPTPREHVPPESTTPEGGDPRVLECDPDGPLAVEIVHTSVDPYVGRVSLARVFSGTLLPDRPVHVSGHAPKGRRRPEHDSEERVGHVHTPLGAGLREVPHCVAGDLCALTKLGAAETGDTISDPSTPLLIQPWDVPDPLLPMALTARSGTETDALSRGLNRLLAADPALRLDRSTETHQMVLWCMGEAHAEVILHRLRESGVTVETEPVRVAFRQAFAKRAAGHGRHVKQSGGHGQYAVCDIEVEPLPRGSGFEFVDRIVGGAIPKQFVGSVEKGVRAQLERGVQPECPLVDVRVTLVDGKTHSVDSSDAAFQAAGAAALRDAAERAGLLTLEPVDEVEIHLPDVHLGAVLGDLSARRGRVLGTEPEDAGWTVVRAHVPSTELTRYAVNVRSLSSGSASFTRDFAGYEPLPG comes from the coding sequence ATGGCCAACAAGCGCGGGGACAACGGCCCCCCGGTGGCGGGACCGTCGAACCCCACATCCATCCGCAACGTGGTGTTCGTCGGCCCCTCCGGCTCGGGGAAGACGACGCTGGTGGAGCGCCTGCTCGCGGAGAGCTCGACGATCGCGCGGCAGGGCTCGGTCCAGGAGGGGACCACGGTCTGCGACCACGAGACGGCCGCCGTGGAACAGCAGCGTTCCGTGGGGATGGCCGTGGCTCCGCTGTGGCACGGTGACACCAGGATCAACCTCATCGACACCCCCGGATACGCCGATTTCGTCGGGGAGCTGCGTGCGGGACTGCGCGCGGCCGATGCCGCCGTCTTCGTCGTCTCCGCCGCGGGCGGAGCGGACGCGACCACCCGTGCGATCTGGCACGAGTGCGCCAGGATCGGGATGCCCCGCGGGGTGTTGGTCTCCCGGATCGACCAGCCGCGCTCCGATGTGGCCGCGGCCGTCGAGTCCTGCAGGAGCGCCTTCGGACCCGGGGTGGTTCCGCTGTACCTGCCCCGCTACGACGGGGACCGCCCGGTCGGGCTCCACGGACTGCTCACGGGCGGCGCGCACGACTACGCGCTGGGTGACACCCCCGCCACGGCGGCGCGCACCGGCCTGTCGGACGCGGAGACCGAAGCGGCGAGCAGCGAGCTGATCGAGGGCATCATCTCGGGCAGCGAGGACGATTCGCTGCTGGAGAACTACCTCGCAGGCAGGCACATCCCCGAGGAAACGCTGCTGAGCGCCCTCGAAACGGCGGTGGCACGCGGCGGGCTCCACCCGGTTGTCCCGGTCTCGGCCGAGACCGGCATCGGTGTGCGCGAACTGCTCGACGGGATCGTGCGCGGTTTCCCCACACCCCGGGAGCACGTGCCCCCGGAGTCGACCACCCCGGAGGGGGGCGATCCGCGCGTGCTGGAGTGCGATCCGGACGGACCGCTGGCCGTGGAGATCGTGCACACCTCGGTGGATCCCTACGTCGGGAGGGTCAGCCTGGCCCGGGTGTTCTCGGGCACCCTGCTGCCGGACCGGCCCGTGCACGTCTCCGGGCACGCTCCGAAGGGCCGGAGACGTCCCGAGCACGACTCCGAGGAACGGGTCGGGCACGTCCACACACCGCTGGGGGCGGGGCTGCGCGAGGTGCCCCACTGCGTGGCCGGGGACCTCTGCGCGCTGACCAAGCTGGGCGCGGCCGAAACCGGCGACACGATCTCGGATCCGTCGACCCCACTGCTGATACAGCCGTGGGACGTGCCCGACCCGCTGCTCCCGATGGCTCTGACGGCGCGCAGCGGGACGGAGACGGACGCGTTGTCCCGGGGCCTCAACCGGCTGCTCGCGGCCGACCCGGCACTGCGCCTGGACCGCTCCACCGAGACCCACCAGATGGTGCTGTGGTGCATGGGCGAGGCCCACGCCGAGGTGATTCTGCACCGGCTGCGGGAAAGCGGGGTGACCGTGGAGACCGAGCCCGTGCGGGTGGCTTTCCGCCAGGCCTTCGCGAAACGCGCCGCCGGGCACGGCAGGCACGTCAAGCAGTCCGGGGGACACGGCCAGTACGCGGTGTGCGACATCGAGGTGGAGCCCCTGCCGCGGGGGAGCGGGTTCGAGTTCGTCGACCGGATCGTGGGCGGCGCGATCCCGAAGCAGTTCGTCGGCAGCGTCGAGAAGGGGGTACGGGCCCAGCTGGAGCGGGGCGTGCAGCCGGAGTGCCCGCTCGTCGACGTGCGCGTGACCCTGGTGGACGGCAAGACGCACAGCGTGGACTCCTCGGACGCGGCCTTCCAGGCGGCGGGGGCGGCGGCGCTCCGGGACGCCGCCGAGCGGGCCGGATTGCTGACCCTGGAGCCGGTGGACGAGGTGGAGATCCACCTCCCCGATGTCCACCTGGGAGCGGTGCTGGGCGACCTGTCGGCCCGCAGGGGCAGGGTGCTGGGCACCGAGCCGGAGGACGCGGGCTGGACGGTGGTGCGTGCCCACGTCCCGAGCACCGAGCTGACGCGCTACGCGGTCAACGTGCGCTCGCTGAGCTCGGGAAGCGCCAGCTTCACCCGGGACTTCGCCGGCTACGAACCACTCCCGGGGTGA
- a CDS encoding YceI family protein gives MTDTTQIPGYTTGTWDIDAVHSEVEFTLRHMGVGRSRGRFDKFEGQIVTAENPLDSSVSATIDAASINTGSADRDAHVRAEDFLDTDNYPTAEFRSTGIRENGDTWIIDGNFTLHGVTVPVSLEAELGGFTDTSDGGKLLGLSASTTLNRTDFKVGPNGGAMLGEKVKINLEIEATLRG, from the coding sequence ATGACCGACACCACGCAGATCCCCGGCTACACGACGGGCACCTGGGACATCGACGCGGTGCACTCCGAGGTCGAGTTCACCCTCCGCCACATGGGGGTCGGCCGCTCTCGCGGTCGGTTCGACAAGTTCGAGGGTCAGATCGTGACCGCGGAGAACCCGCTGGACTCCAGCGTTTCCGCGACCATCGACGCGGCCTCCATCAACACGGGAAGCGCCGATCGCGACGCCCACGTGCGCGCCGAGGACTTCCTGGACACGGACAACTACCCGACGGCGGAGTTCCGCTCCACCGGAATCAGGGAGAACGGTGACACCTGGATCATCGACGGCAACTTCACCCTGCACGGCGTGACGGTTCCGGTCTCCCTGGAAGCCGAGCTCGGCGGCTTCACCGACACCTCGGACGGGGGCAAGCTGCTCGGCCTCTCGGCGAGCACGACCCTGAACCGCACCGACTTCAAGGTCGGCCCGAACGGTGGCGCCATGCTCGGCGAGAAGGTCAAGATCAACCTGGAGATCGAGGCCACCCTGCGCGGGTAA
- the pdxS gene encoding pyridoxal 5'-phosphate synthase lyase subunit PdxS: protein MRTSTGTDGVKRGMAEMLKGGVIMDVVTPEQARIAEEAGAVAVMALERVPADIRSQGGVARMSDPSMIEEIVREVSIPVMAKARIGHFVEAEVLQSLGVDYVDESEVLTPADEANHVDKWPFTVPFVCGATNLGEALRRIAEGAAMIRSKGEAGTGNVVEATRHMRQIRAELRKLSVLDSAELYAAAKEMRVPVELVREIAGTGQLPVVLFTAGGIATPADAAMMRRLGAEGVFVGSGIFKSGDPKARAEAIVKATTFYDDPDLLARVSRGLGEAMVGLNVEDLPEEQHYAQRGW from the coding sequence GTGCGGACTTCCACGGGCACGGATGGTGTCAAGCGGGGCATGGCGGAGATGCTCAAAGGCGGCGTGATCATGGACGTCGTCACCCCCGAGCAGGCCAGGATCGCAGAGGAGGCCGGAGCGGTCGCCGTCATGGCGCTGGAGCGGGTACCCGCCGACATCCGCTCCCAGGGCGGGGTGGCCCGGATGTCCGATCCCTCGATGATCGAGGAGATCGTCCGGGAGGTGTCCATCCCGGTGATGGCCAAGGCGCGCATCGGACACTTCGTCGAGGCGGAGGTGCTGCAGTCGCTTGGGGTCGACTACGTCGACGAGTCCGAGGTGCTGACTCCGGCGGACGAGGCCAACCACGTCGACAAGTGGCCGTTCACGGTCCCCTTCGTCTGCGGCGCCACCAACCTGGGGGAGGCCCTCCGGCGCATCGCCGAGGGCGCCGCGATGATCCGTTCCAAGGGCGAGGCCGGAACCGGCAACGTGGTGGAGGCCACCCGGCACATGCGCCAGATTCGTGCGGAGCTGCGCAAGCTCTCGGTGCTGGACTCCGCGGAGCTGTACGCGGCGGCCAAGGAGATGCGGGTGCCGGTGGAGCTCGTGCGCGAGATCGCAGGAACGGGACAGCTCCCCGTGGTGCTGTTCACCGCCGGAGGTATCGCCACCCCGGCCGACGCGGCGATGATGCGCAGGTTGGGTGCCGAGGGCGTGTTCGTCGGTTCGGGGATATTCAAGTCCGGTGACCCGAAGGCCCGGGCGGAGGCGATCGTCAAGGCGACGACGTTCTACGACGACCCCGATCTCCTCGCCAGGGTCTCGCGTGGGCTCGGTGAGGCCATGGTCGGGCTCAACGTGGAGGACCTGCCGGAGGAGCAGCACTACGCGCAGCGCGGCTGGTGA